TGATAGGCCTCTCCGTCGCACTCGATGTTGAGGCCGCTATCGCGGCAGAACACGGCCATGTCTAACATGTAGCCGGAACCCCGTTCACGCACGAAGAACTGCCGTTCTGTCGGCAGGCCCGCGTCCTTGAGCATAAAGTAGAGCTTGTCCTCCAACGGGCTGACCTTGAACAGATCGTTTATCTCCTCCGCATGCTGCAACCGCTCAAGACTCGTGGGAATGAAGACGATTCTTCGCCAGCGGCGGCTGGGTATCGGGTTTGGCAGCCGCTTCACCTCACCCAGCCCGATCTTGTAGTACTCGTCGCCGGCACGCGGGTGTTTCGGCTCGTCAGGCAGCAATTCGCGTCGCGTCAACCTGCTGATATTGCGGATGCACGCGTGCCAGTTCACCGCGAACCTTTCGTCTCCGAACAGCCTGGTCTGGTAGAAGGCAAGGGAGCGCAATCTCTCCAGCCCGTCCGGGGCGGTGCGGACGGGAATCCGGTACCAGTGCTCAGACCTGACCAGTTCCCAGTCCTTCTTTCGGGTAACGATGCCGACCAAAGCCGGGGTTTCCGGTCCAAACACCCGCACGCGCCAGATTGGCTTTTGGCCGCTCATGTCACATTGTAGGCAGACCGCGGCCAGACTCAAGCCGGCCAACGCCAAGAGACGACCGCTTGACCACTGGAGCACTCGGGCGATCTGCCTCTCCTTGACACTCGGGCGGATTCGGATAGAAGTTACCAGTGTCACGAGGCGCCCGTCCGACTCCCGCCGGCTCCCGCAATGCCCCACGCCAAGTGAACCCGACGCCCGGCAGGATGCCGACAAGGCGCGTGAGAAAACGGCGGGTGATCCGGG
This genomic stretch from candidate division WOR-3 bacterium harbors:
- a CDS encoding DUF559 domain-containing protein, with protein sequence MCWWQSPPALRPLPTRAAASSIPPPTLPRRRSPGSPAVFSRALSASCRASGSLGVGHCGSRRESDGRLVTLVTSIRIRPSVKERQIARVLQWSSGRLLALAGLSLAAVCLQCDMSGQKPIWRVRVFGPETPALVGIVTRKKDWELVRSEHWYRIPVRTAPDGLERLRSLAFYQTRLFGDERFAVNWHACIRNISRLTRRELLPDEPKHPRAGDEYYKIGLGEVKRLPNPIPSRRWRRIVFIPTSLERLQHAEEINDLFKVSPLEDKLYFMLKDAGLPTERQFFVRERGSGYMLDMAVFCRDSGLNIECDGEAYHSGRDKADADRERDNTLTTAGWHILRFSGWRVKREPGRCLDTVQRTVRRLGGVCGATLQR